ACCATCTTCCATTGGGCACTGGCTCCTCTCTCCTTACAGGAGGCCGTGGCTCAGGGTTTCCAGAGGGAGCTCACGCTCTATGGAAAACCAGAGAGCTACTTTGTCCAGCTGcccaaggagctgcagcagaagagaGACTGGCTGGTTCAGAGCCTGGATGGGGTGGGCATGAAACCCATCATCCCAGAGGGCACCTACTACCTGGTGGCAGACATCTCCCCGTTCAGTGAGTCACCTGCAGTCCTGCCCAGGTGGGCTGGGTGTGGGGcgtggtgctgctggcagggacaggaaccTGCATAAACCATCATCAAAGCAGGGTTGGGCTGCACGTTCCTCATCCCAGCTGCAAGGACGTGGGCTTGGGGATCAGCTGAGGCAcctggcagctgccccagcctctgtcctgctgtgcttCTCCTGCAGAATCtgatgtccccgatgtccccaactCAGATGAGCCCTACGACTCCAGATTTGCAAAGTGGATGGTCAAGAACAAGGTAAAAGGGTCTggcccttcctgctgcctttaCCCTGGGTGGGCTTGTGCCCCCCcaagctcagggctggggcacagccccagagcagcaccctcagctctgtgtgctccctctgcccagggcctTGCTGCCATCCCGCTCTCCGCTTTCTACAGCGAGGCCCACAAGAACAACTACAGCAATTTCATCCGGTTCTGCTTTGCAAAGGTGAGATGTGGACAGCACTGAGGAAGGCAAGGTTGGGAGCAATAATCAGGGCTGGTTTAATGAGAGAAATGCCAAGAGGAAATGCAGGATGGCTCGGGCATTGGAGCCCCACCATGACATCCCAGCTGGAGCAACCTCTCCTGCAGACAcatgagctgagctgggggcAGCAGATGTGCCAGGGCCATCCTAAACTTGGTCCTATCAGCATCCTACATTTCTTGGCCAAGGAAGGGACTCTCTAGGTGCTGCTTTAGCTGTGCCTGTCTCATACTGAACCTGCAATGCTCCAGAATGAGAACAGGATTTTTGTATCAACAATGGCTGCAGTGAGGGGGAATAGGATTTGGCTGGGAGCCACTGACCAAATCTGTGGTATTTTTTAGGAGGAAGCTACACTGAAGGCAGCAAGTGACATATTGCAAAAATGGAAACAGGAGAAAACCAGCTCCTGAATACACTGAGAGAGCCAGGCTCTCCTTGGTCCTCATCTGCCCCTACTGCTGTTCTTCTTCACTTGTCTACAAACTTTGGTATGTTCTTACTTCAGTGCTTTCAACAACATTTTCTGACAGACAAATGGTTAAGTTTTTCCAggcccagggcctgggggaCATTTTCAGTCACTGTGAAATGATTTCAAGAAGTGAGACTTTGTGTGCACTGACAGCATTTGACATTTCTTACATGTGGAAACTTTGCTAATCAGTTCTGGGATGCATCCAGCAACACACAGGGTGGGGATAGCTCCTGGGCTCTGTCTCATCATCAAATTCTGAAAAAGTGTTTCAGGACTTACCTTtaaggctgtgctggagggtTAGTGTGGCTTGTCTTGCTTCACATCCCCACTCAGGGCAGCATTTCCACCAGCACCCATGTTCCCACAGGATTAGACAGCATTACCAGCCAGCAGTAGAGTGACTCCTATGATCCTGATGATTACAAACCCAGTGAAATGACATTTCCCATCATAAACTATTTTcccactatttttttctttgcatctcTGGGGAAAATGACCACACAATTGGTTTCTCTCAGGAAACAGGCTTTCACCAGTAGCCTGGCTATTGTCAAACCTTCCAAATTACTCCTGGCACTTtctcagggctgggcagcatcgtccaggctgcagagcaaaACCTTTTCTGGCCTTTGACAAGTGCACACAGGGGAGGATGGGCCCAATGGCCTTGGCTGCTCCTACTGCTGGTGGCCACCACAACCTCCCACCCAGTGAGCTGGTCGGGTACCATGAGCAATTCTGGAGGGGAAATTCTTGCATCAGTGTCGATTTCAGCCTGGGTAAGAGTGTAAAACATCATCATCAACCACCTGGGAGTTGTGTGCAGCAGACTGTGCAATGAGTGTTTGTAGCAGTTAAATTATTAAAGTGGAATTACTGCAGTCATGGAAGAGTGTCTCTGTAATGACTGCAGGGCTCTCCTTGAGAGCTGCCTCATCTGTGCTGGCTCCTGTGATGGTGGCTGCTTGTCCCCCTCAGGCTGGTggggagagctctgcaggaTTTCTGTATTGGGCTGCAGCTGGTGATGCCAATCCccttggagcagagctgcacggaacagcaggagggagggagagagggaaggaggcaaAGAGCCACCTGCCCTTCCTGGTGTCCCctctcacctgtgtgtgtgagggTGCTGCTGATGCACCCATGTAAGTACCAAACATGGGGAGAGTCACAGTCGCTGAAACAGAGAAAGAACCGTGCAATTAGATTGTTGATGTGAAGATTAATTACAACACCTCCACATGCCTGGGCTCTTACCTAGGCCATGACACAACCTGCAAAGGGCAGGGTGCATCCACATATGGTCTAGAACACACGCAGGGCTCGTGCAGAGACTCGCAGACGCGAGCACACAGATTTTACGCACACTCCCACGTGGGAATTGTGATATTCCTCAGCGCcgggggctgtgcctggggtcACCCATCCTCCCGCGGAACGCGCCCGACCCTGCTTAGCTCCGCCGCCGCGCGGGCCGCTCAAACACCAACCACGTGGTTTCTGGCTCCTCCCCTCCATGGGCGGAGCCTGCGTCCTCTGGCCAATCAGCAGCGCGGGGCGTGGCCGGCAGCGCGGGGAAGATGGCGGACACGGAGAGCGGCGTGGGGAAGCGGCCCCGGGGCGCGCAGGTGGGCGCTGAGGGGGGCCCGGGTCCAGCCCGCACCCTGAGGGGAGCCCGGGGCGTTCCCCGGGTCCGTCTCTGAGGGGAGCCCGGCGGTAACGCGTGCTGTCCCCCGTAGGTTGAGGACAGGAAGGTGGACTGGCGGCGCTGGAAGCAGGAGAGTAAGGAAGGCCGGGTATCGCGGGGGCTGGGGCCGCTCGGAGCGGTCACGGCGCGGTGTTTAACGCCAGGCGCTGTTCTCCGTCCCAGGGAAAGCAGAGACGAAGAAATGGAAGGAGATTAAACTATTGAAGAAACTGGACAAACAGCGGATGCGAGAGCTGGCAGAACAAGAAGCCCAGGcgcaggaggagcagaaggaagacagaggtggtgctgctgtgaccCAATGGGGAGACCTGGGTGGAAGGTGCTAGAAAACCTGGCTGTTAAAAGGCAGTCGGTGTTAGCTATCGTTAGGAAGGGTGTTACTTCACAGATCCCATGTGGATCAGTCCACATGCCCAAACAGGCACAAACACTGTGCAGCAACCACTGCAGCAGAGATCCTTCTGAAGAGAAAACCAGTGATTAATCTAAGGAACAGAAGCTGCttttcccccagcacagccaaagcaGCAGATACGATGCTCTCTTATGTCTCTGCTCCGCAGGGCGGCCGCACACGCTGAGCGTGGCCCTGCCCGGCTCCATCCTGAACAACGCGCAGTCCCCGGCGCTGCGCTCGTACCTGGCCGGGCAGATCGCCCGCGCCTGCGCCATCTTCTGCGTGGACGAGATCGTGGTGTTTGACGAGCACGGAGAGGACGTCAAGTATGGCACACACTGAAGGAGAGCATGTTAGATTAGGTTTCAGGATAGagttcctccctgtgagggtggtgagggcctggcacagctgtcccagagaagctgtggttgcactgtccctggaggtgtccaaggccagcttggatggggcttggagcaaactgggataATTGAAGGTATCCCTGCTCATAAAGGATCATCTTGTTCTACCTCCTGtcaagttcccttccaacccaggccattctgtgattctctgaagGAGGAGCCATCTTGCTCTGCATGATATTCCTCTCAGCTTTCTGTTCCTTCACTCTTCTCTTAAGCTGAGGCCTGGAAGGAACTGCATCTACCTCTCCCCAGTGGCAGGATTACAGGGACCACTATACCCCAGGGGAAAAGATATTGACTGACCTGCCCTACCACATCAGATCATTTATCCCAACATGTGGTTGACAAAGCAACAGGAGGCCGAGTTCTCCTGTACCCTTAAACCTTGCTGTGGAGGGACAGGACATCTGTCAATACATCTTCCTGATATCCTGCCACATCACATTTATACATAAAGATCAAAATACAAAACTGGAAAAGGTACTTGGCTTGGAGAGAGCTCCAAGGATGATTTGTTAAAAGATTGTCTCTGGAGCAGCCCTATTACAAGGGTTAGAGGGGAGGGATGTGCTCCTGTTGTCAGGTTAAGCAGCAAGGCTTGGTCTTCTGGAGACCTGACCAATCTCATGCTGAGTTAACAAGCTGCTTGCTTTCACTTTCAGGAGCGTGGAGGGGGATTTTGAAGGAATTGGGAAGAAAGGCAAGGCTTGTGTCCAGCTGGCTCGGATCCTGCAGTACTTGGAGTGCCCTCAGTaagtttgcttttctcttttctcttgctttGAGTCAGAACAGGGCCAGAATTGAGATCCAGATGCCATAAACATACCTTTTCAGATTTCACCTTTCTCTGGCGACAGGTACTTGAGGAAATCCTTCTTTCCAAAACACGAGGACCTGCAGTTTGCAGGTAAATGCAGTTGTGTCTCTCCTTCCTGAGCTCTGGCTCCTTGTGTGTGGGACAGCCAGGACTTTTCCCCATTCAGCACTGGACctgagagggaaggagcagggcagcacctgCCCCTACAGCTGTGTTTCCCCCAGCACCTCTTTGCTCTGTGCTGTTCCAGGGCTGCTCAACCCCCTGGACAGCCCCCACCACATGCGGATGGACGAGGACTCGGAGTACCGGGAGGGCGTCGTGCTGGACCGGCCCACCAAGCCAGGCAGAGGCTCCTTTGTGAACTGTGGCATGAGGAAGGTGTGTCTATTACCCAGAGatacaaaacagcttcccttGTCTCTCTGGCAGGtttgcagcaggcagggtgggCGCTGCTGGGTTTCTGAAGGCTGCAGTtggctgggggggggggtttagGGCTGTTGGTGTCTTGTTCCTTCTGACTTGATAATGTTTGTGGCTTCCCAAGCCCCAGCAGGCCCCAGGTATTCCAGCAGATCATTGCTTTACTGCTGCAGCTGAACCTTTGAGTAGCAAAATAAACTTCAGACTGATGAGAAAGGCCCTGagccacacacagagctcatctCAGCTCCATGCCAGAATAGACACCCGCTTCCTCAAAGgattcccttccttccttccccacctTCCCCAGTCCTTCCAGAATGTCTGGTGCTGATGGtggctgtcactgcaggaggtGCAGATTGACAAACAGCTGAACCCTGGTCTGCGAGTCACCGTGCGCCTGAAGGAGCCCCAGAATCCAGGTAATCcatggctccaggagcagctgtaaACTTcagtcctgcaggagctggtccTTCTGTATGACAGGTTTGAAGGTACCCAACAATTCTGCATGTTCCCTTCACTCCATACACAAATTTAATAACACCCTTACCATGCCTGCCTCAATAACTGGAAAGAACTGTCAGCTCTTCTTCTCAGCAGTAAACAGCCCAAACACACTCACAGGCTTTCCAGAGCTCACCAAATTTCCAGAATACTTTTTCACATCGTGGAAAAAGAGAGGATGATGGCTGTGGCTGATCAAATCTCACCAGATCAGAGGCTGTTAAacctctttgctttctttcagaGGCCAAAGTGAGGAAAGGCACCGTGGTGTCCTCACAGCACCCCCGGGCAGTTTCAGGCTTGTACTGGGGCTACAGCGTCCGCCTGGCCTCCTGCCTGAGTGAGTATCCGGAGATTCCCTGCCTGGGCTTCCACACCAGTCCCAGGCCTACTGGCTGCACACATCTTTCCTAGAAATCTTGTCCAAAGGAGACTTGCACGTTACATGTGCAGCCAGCAGCAATGTGGCAGTCAGATTTTAGGGCTGAAACAAGACATGAACCACCCAGTCACCCTCCAGGACTGTGCCCTGTAACTTCCACTCACCATTGCTCCAATGACAAGAGATGAGTTGATGCCCCTCTCTATTTCCATGATAACTACATCCCACTCATTCACATCAGAGCCAGCAATCAAATTTCAGTTCAAGAGccctggaaaattatttttgtatcttCTGGTTGATGGGACCTTGTAGGAAGACTGTAAGCTGTTAGGGGGTGGTTCCTGGCACCTGTCTGGAGCTTTGAGTGTGAAAAGGATGTGGGAGACTCTTGCAGCAAGGGAATTATGTGAGAAAGAGGAGTCATTCTGTCTCCAGCTGCACTTTAGGCACTGAAAGCAACTCTTGCTGCCACCACTCAACCATGGAGTGTTCTAGCCTGTCCAGAAGGCACATGGGTGAGGACATGGCAGCAGTAATCCCAAACTCTGTTTTCCAGGTGCTGTCTTTTCCGAGTGCCCATTCAAGGAAGGTTATGATCTCTCCATTGGCACCTCAGAGCGGGGCAGCTCCGTGGACCAGGTCACTCTGCCCTCCTTCAGGTTTGTCCTGCCTGCTTGGACCCACTCAGAACTCCCAGTGAGGCTGgtgaaggcagcagagcaggggaaatACCTCAGAACAAGGCcaattcttttcctctttctctgcaGTTGGTAGCAGGGACTGTCACATTGGCCAGATGCTGTGTGGCTCTGGTGGggaggcagctgcagtgggTACCATCAGCAACAGCCACGGCTCCCTGCttcagcagcacacaggagcctGGATGCAGACTTGGACAGTCTGTCCTCTCACCCTGTCCTTGTGCTCTCCCCAGGCATGCCCTTGTTGTCTTTGGGGGCCTTGAGGGCTTGGAAGCTGGGGTTGATGTGGACCCAAACCTGGAGGTCACCGACCCAAGTGTCTTGTTTGACTTCTACCTGAACACGTGTCCCAGCCAAGGCAGCAGAACCATCCGGACTGAGgtagggctgggggtgctgggtgtgcccagggcagtgccacatggcccagctgtgctctgactgccctggctctgctgtagGAGGCACTGCTGATCTCTCTGTCTGCGCTGAGACCACACATTGAGGAGGCTGTGAAGACACCCAAAGGCACCTGAGGGAAGGGAAACCACTGACCTTGCCCTTGGGGAGGCAGCTCTTCAAATGTGGGGTGCTGGGCTGGTCACTCCAGGAGCCTGGAGGGTCCAAGGCacagtgtgactggagctggcagtgctgcccagctgtgcagaCCCAGGGCCGGTCCAGCATTGGAGCTGTAACACCTCAGCCCTGGAAGGGCAAAGGTGACCAAGATCAAAGAGAGACTCCTTTGAATACACTGGTCTTATGGGTGAGACAATGGTCTCACCCATAAGCTTTTGCAGGCTCATGTTAAAGCCACaggttttatatatatatatatatatatatatatcaccCAGTCCACCAGTCCAACTGCCCTTTTTTCTTTAGATGGACTCCCTCTAGAAGTTCTCCTGTCTCCTATTGGTGCTGGTTTATTGCAGTGCCCTGCCCCTGTTGCCTCATTGGTTCCCCAGTTGGCTGCCCCTCCTCTACACCATTTATACTCAGTTCCCATTGGCCCTTGACCCACGATCCATCCCTTTCCCCCCTTATAAACCCCCGTGTCCTCAGCCCCCtttgctttctgtccctggacTCTCAACATTGCAATAAACTGTgtttgcagctctgtctctcaccTTGTTCATCAGCAGTTTAAGCAAGCTCTGGGCTGTGAGAGTGCGGGTGGCTCACAGAGCCTGGTTCTGGACACAccacagcacccagccaggcattcactgctctgggagcccaggtctgtgccctgctgcctgtgtggTCCAGCCAAGGGCTGGCTGCTGtttcccagcagctggcacaAGCCTGGCAGCAGACTTGGTCTCAGCAACTCTGACACCAGGGTGGGAATAAAGCTGTATGGAACATCAGTTGCTGTGAAATCCAGGTGTGTGCCTGGATTCCAGGCAGTGCCTCTGCAGTGATGTGGCCTTCAGACTGAAACAAAGTCAGAACTTATGCCAAGAAGCTGTTCCTGCCTCAGCCTGATTTCCCCCAGCCCCCCTTCAAGGCTTCATCTTTCCCAAGagcaggaagggctgcagcTTCAATTGAGCCTCAGCACTAAAACACATCATCTCATTACAGTCTGCCTCTGTCTGTGATGCCTTAAGCTCTCCCTACAGTGAGCTCATAcaggaaagcagctggaaaagtTGGCTCcatcctcccctcctcctgctgagATATTCAGAGCTTTGGTGAGagcagataagaaacaatatCATGGGTGTTCAAAACTTTACTGCTAAAACCatcttctgaaagaaaacaattgtACAGTTCTTTGGCCTCAGGAAGGCAGGaactcctgctctcctcccttgGCACCCACCTTGCTTCTCTGCTAAACAGTAACAGCTGACTTCCCTTTCTGCCTGAGTGAGCCTCACACAACTCCAAGGCAGCAGTGGATTAGGAGCAAATCCTAGAGAGCAACTTTAGTGTCAGGtgcccctgagcctcctgcaGGACCACTCTGGagccctgctgtgtgtctgtgtttcaGTCAGACACAAGGGGAACAGTGGAGAGAAGCACAGGTTTGAATCTGAATTCCCACATTTACAACTGCACAAGGAATTCTGCAGGTGATTGCCAGTCCCTTGCCAGGGGTTACCTGTATCTGTTCTAATCAGGGGTCACTGCTTTCCAGCTGTGATGGCTTTCAAGTTACTTGTTCTCCTGAGGATGTttgggacaaagagaagccctgAGGCTCTCTCAATGCTCTCGATGGGAACCAGGAACCGTTCCAGGGGGATTTTATCATCCACAGGGCTGTTGGGCATCACGTAGGAGCGCAACTCAATCTCCCCACTCTCCTTTTCCAAGATGAGCACCTTGAAGAAATGGGTGGGGACAGCCACGTTGTTCTTCCCGATCACCTGGTACTTCACGTACATCTTCCCATCAGCCTCCATCCTGCACCAACAGCAACATCCCAGGTTAGCTCTGGTTTGGTGTCACTCCATCCCCTCAATCCTCCAACATCCCTGAGTAAAACCCCAcccacagcaggcagcagctctgcctctgccacaGGGCTGTAAaacagggctggggcagaggccaTGTGACATGGTGAGGGTGAGCTGAGCATTGGGGCcgctcccaaatcccctccctgctggtTTTAACAGACTTGCTGCTGAAGAGATCTCAACATGAGACAGCTGCTCTTTGGTGCTACGTGGAGATCTCTGAAAATAAAGTTAAGTGGAGAAGCAGCCTATGACATTGAACCTGAAAGCTTTATTCTGCAGGGATGGGGTCTGCAGTTTAATCTGGTAATCAGCTAATCTACTAAATTGTTAAGGACTGCAAAAACTAGCTGGTTATACTGCAGCTCAGCAATCCCACTTGACTCATGAAATAATCATCTGGATGGGAAATACATAAACTAATCCTAAGAAGGTACCTTTCTATAGAACCTCTGTGCACAGGTGGTCTAACCTACTGAGGGCCCTTAGTAGATCCCTCCTGGTCCCGCAGCCTGTTTTCCTTTGCCAGCACAATACATCTTTTTGGTGCCAGTCCAGCTCAGCTTGTGTTTACCTGGGCAGGAAGAGGGGTCCTGTGCAGACGTAGACattcctgttgttttttgccaaGCTCCTGCAGTACTTCTCAAGGTTATTCCAGGCATTCTGGTTTAAATGAGGATTCTAGAAACACAACCAGAAGTCAGTTACTGTTTAGAGTAACACATCTCACAGAGCCCCCAAGCACCAGATCTCGGCTATCACCTCTGCTTTGGGAGCAGTGATGGCCTGGTTTGCACACCCAGGACAGGCCCATTGCCGAAGGCTGCAAGTTTTAGCAAGCGTGCACCTAATTGTTTAATTCTGCTCCTGAGAGGAGCTGCACTGAACGGGCTTGAGAGGCACACACAGGCAGGTACATTTGCAGGATCCCCGCTGTTAAATCTATCAGTAAATCGGCACCTCCGAGTGCCTCTGGCCCCTCTCTGCCTGAACTGCAGCAGGCACGAACGCAGCGGCTCTCCCGGGGCTTCCCGCAGGGAGCAGCGCCTGCCCTGAGCGCGGGCCGTACCTGCGGGGCGATGTTGCTCAGGTAGAACGTGTCCCTCATGGCCTTCTGGCTCCACCGGTGGTTGGCGGCGGCCGCCAGGTGCCCGCGGTCGAAGCCGCTGCCGCGGTAGTCGGCGTTGGTGGCGCGGTGATATTCGTGCACCGAGTCGTCCTCCTGGAAGTCGCAGGCGGCGCGGTCGGAAGCGCCGCTGAGCGTGTCCCGGTTGAGCTGCTCGATGACCCAGAGCGCGCTGCGGCTCCGCGGGTCGTAGCACAGCACGTAGGACTCGCGGCTCCGCAGCTGCGCCAGCCCGGGCAGCCCGTACTTGCTCAGCTCGGTGCGCACCGAGCCCGGCGGCGCGGGCAGGCTGGCCGCCGCCACGGCGGGCAGCACGGGCAGGCGGGCCAGCAGCCCCTCGGCCGCATCGCCCCGCTCCCGGTGCTCCCGGCGCTCCCAGCGGGCGagggccgcccccagccccgcgccCACCGCCAGCGGCAGCACCCACCGGGCCCGCAGCATGGCCGCTACCCCGCGCGGCCGGCCCCGCCTTAAACGGGCCGCGGCCCAGCCCCGGGCGGCCGCGCTGTGCCGGCGGCATCGCCGCTTTAAGGGGGAGCGCGCACCGCGATCCCGGGGCCGCTGTCCTGAGGAACGGCCCCGGACCCGCAGAGCggccggggacaccggggacacggACACAACGATACCGCGGACACCGGCACAcggacaccggggacaccgcGGACATGGGCACACGGACACCGGGGACAAGGACCCAGAGCGCTCGCAGGAGCGGTGGCACCCGTGCCGCgttttcctggggaaggcaaaGCAAACCCACGGCGGAAAGGAGAAGGCGCAGGAGGAGCCGGGCTGGCCCCCCAGGGCTCTCTGTCACACCTGCGGCCCCAGTCCGAGTCACACCGACAGGAGAGGTTTGCACAGACATCCGTTTAGTTAAAGGAAACCTTACAAAAATAGTGTTTGAAAAAAAGAAGCGTAAAAGAAGGAGTTTTAGAGTGATGAAATGTTCACTACACCATTCTCTGGCAGTTCTTCAAAATAAAGTGGAAAAACATAAGTGTTATCTGTTCCTTTCTTTGGGGAAAGGGCATTTTAGAAGATTGCTACAAACAGCTAAAACAAAGTCACTGACATTCCCTAAGGAAAATCAGCCTCTGATTCCCAAACACCCCAGACTCCCCCAAAACAACTTCTGGCCTCCATTCTGTTCAATGCCAAAGTGTGAATAATTTAGGTGGAGTCACAAAATTCAAACTCAGAATCAGTCTCCGGAGTGaccaccaccagcagcctgATCTACCTCAATGGCAAAGCCACCAAGTTCCACAAAGCTTCAACTCCAGTGAGGTGCAGGTAGAACAGACCTCTCCTTCCCAGGGAAAACTCATCTCTTCCACATCCAGGAGTGTCCTGGTTTCCCtcccagctgaaggtgatctcCTTTTCCCCTGTCTGGCAGTAGTCCTGCCTGTGAGGAACACATGGTAGGATCTATTTAAACATTCTCCGTTCAAGTCCCTGTGAGATAATGGGTCCCCAAGGCACCCCAGACTAACACCTCCCACCCCAAAGATCAGCTCTTTCAGCAGGTCAGGACTGTAAGAAACCAGAAGCAGAAACATCTCAAGGCTGGAACAGGTGTTACTTGACCACACAAGTAAGGAAACACCAGTTAAGTATTGTCTCACttcaaaaacaacaaaaataaatcaccaAAAACCTCTGAGGAATGAAGCCAAGGGCAACGTGAGGAGATTTAAAAGCTGCTAAAAGGTTAAGACTTTCTTTTGTCCCCTCAGAAAATCTGCTTTTGCTCTTACAGAAAGGAGAAAGTCTTGGAATAAAGAAATAGATGTCCCAAGACAATGAAAAGTACCACTCCTTTCAACAGCAGGACAGAAGTTCTACCACACAGGAAGGAAATAAGCAGAAtataaaacagctttttatgTATGGAACAGCCTGTCTGGACGTTTCAAAGTTGTTGCAAGCTCTCCCCACAGAACTCAATAGGTTTGGCAGCCATAGTTTGGATAAGGCTACAGAATTTATCCCAGAGATCCTTTCCAGCAGCCAAATCTCCCATTGCATCCCTTTAAACCACTGCAAACTCCTTCCAAAAGCCCTCACTGTCACTCTCTGAAGCAAGGTGACAGAACAGAGCCCTTGGACACTGAGGAAGGGAGAAAGCAGCACCACACCTGTGCTGCCACCCCCCCGTGCCCTCTCCAGTGGGATGTCACCCCCAGGGCCCAAAACGATGCTGAAAACATGCACAAGTTAATTTCCAAGTCATACTTTCATCCCGATTTGCCTGCTGCCTCCTCAGGTTACTTTAAGGAGACTtccagctgctcagagcaggaacaCTCATGGATGGTCCCTGGTGCCAGTAGGAAATTCCAGCATAAGGAAACCCTGCAGGTCTCAGGGGAACCCAGAAAGAACAGCCCAGCAAAGGATTCAGGGAGATGAGAGCAGAGTTTGTGCATGGAATGGGAAAGCTGCAGTATTTACAGCAGTTCTGAGGCAGAAGTGTTTGGAGCAGGTACAACTCTGCCTCCTAAGAGTGGGGCCCTGTGGTTTTACATTTGTACAGAACCTCCCAGGTGGCTCTTTGACCACACCAGGTCTGGTCAAAAGCTTCCCTAGGGTAGGTACCCAAGAGCTGTAAGACCACCTGGAACAGCTCAGAACATCCATCCAGtggccagagcagccaggaTGCTTCACCACACTGCTGTCCTGGTCTATCTGTCCCATTATAACTGGAGGAAAACCATACCCTCAAGAAAAGATTGCAGCACAGAGGGATACTGTTGCCACAGGTATTAATTACAGATTGCCTTAAACCTTAAATTGCTCTCGCACCACAGCAGCAACACATGGCTGCACAAGTGGTACTTGAGCATCTTCTCAAGAGGCAGAGAGTGCTTGAGATTGCCAATAAGAACATGGGAACGTGCACCAACCTGTCCTCCCATCTCCCCACACACCTTGGTGAGAATGACAGCAGCCTGTGAAGGCTTTCAGTGAAGGAAAtaacaccaggaaaaaaagctgaaggCTGCCAGCATCCCTCCTGCTAGGGCAAGTCTAGGCCAGCAGCAGCTTAACCAGATCTTACAAAGACTGACTGACCTTTAACAAATCAACACCCATAAATACCAAAGACTGCAGTGTCCAACAGCAGAGgtgagccagcacagcacagaaagaaagggaaaagcacGTTGGATTAGTGTTCACTCAAGAGCTTCTGCACCACACAAGCACCTGGGTGCTGGCAGCTTCTCTCTCTGAGGATCAGGTttctgctcagctcagcactgtgcagggcagcagtTCTCCCTGTGGTTTGTCTCAGTCCCTGTTCATCTGAGCCACTGGAACATATCTGAAGTGCAGCAGTTTCCCTCTCAGGAGGAACAAGTgtccagctcagggctgtgacTCCAGCAGGACCAGCACAGAACAGTGgatcagccccagcagccagctcaTGACAGATGTCTCTGTGCCTGCTGGATTGTGCTAGAGAAGGACTCTTACTGCAGATCAGAACTGTCTCTTCCTGGCAAGGAGTACTGTGAGACAGTAGCAAGGTTACTGTGACCAGACCTTAAAGGGAGTAGTAT
This genomic stretch from Ammospiza caudacuta isolate bAmmCau1 chromosome 21, bAmmCau1.pri, whole genome shotgun sequence harbors:
- the SPOUT1 gene encoding putative methyltransferase C9orf114 homolog, which translates into the protein MADTESGVGKRPRGAQVEDRKVDWRRWKQERKAETKKWKEIKLLKKLDKQRMRELAEQEAQAQEEQKEDRGRPHTLSVALPGSILNNAQSPALRSYLAGQIARACAIFCVDEIVVFDEHGEDVKSVEGDFEGIGKKGKACVQLARILQYLECPQYLRKSFFPKHEDLQFAGLLNPLDSPHHMRMDEDSEYREGVVLDRPTKPGRGSFVNCGMRKEVQIDKQLNPGLRVTVRLKEPQNPEAKVRKGTVVSSQHPRAVSGLYWGYSVRLASCLSAVFSECPFKEGYDLSIGTSERGSSVDQVTLPSFRHALVVFGGLEGLEAGVDVDPNLEVTDPSVLFDFYLNTCPSQGSRTIRTEEALLISLSALRPHIEEAVKTPKGT
- the ENDOG gene encoding endonuclease G, mitochondrial, which translates into the protein MSVQTSPVGVTRTGAAGVTESPGGPARLLLRLLLSAVGLLCLPQENAARVPPLLRALWVLVPGVRVRGIVVSVSPVSPAALRVRGRSSGQRPRDRGARSPLKRRCRRHSAAARGWAAARLRRGRPRGVAAMLRARWVLPLAVGAGLGAALARWERREHRERGDAAEGLLARLPVLPAVAAASLPAPPGSVRTELSKYGLPGLAQLRSRESYVLCYDPRSRSALWVIEQLNRDTLSGASDRAACDFQEDDSVHEYHRATNADYRGSGFDRGHLAAAANHRWSQKAMRDTFYLSNIAPQNPHLNQNAWNNLEKYCRSLAKNNRNVYVCTGPLFLPRMEADGKMYVKYQVIGKNNVAVPTHFFKVLILEKESGEIELRSYVMPNSPVDDKIPLERFLVPIESIERASGLLFVPNILRRTSNLKAITAGKQ